The genomic interval AATCACCAGCCAGGCAATAACTTGCCCGTAAATATCTCCAAAGGTAAGCGTGCAAGCGAAGCGATACTTATTGCCGGTATCCATGGTGTTGTCCTGCCAGAATCAGTCCTATTAGAGTTCAGCATATCGGCCTCACCTAGACCGCTGTAGTTTCTCAACATTTCCACAAGAGTTGCAATGAAATGTTGCAGCCCATTACATAGATATAAGCGGGACCATGGGGTATCAGTACATTCTGTTTTACAAGCCCTACAACGTACTCAGTCAGTTCAGCTCGGGGAGCACCCCGCCCGCCTCTGACTCGGCCCCCCGCCTCACGCTGAAAGACTTCATTCCCATTGCCGACGTTTACCCCGTCGGCCGGCTCGATCGCGATAGCGAAGGCCTGATGCTGCTGACTGACCACGGCCGAGTCCAGCATCGGCTGAGCGAGCCCCGCTTTGGCCACCCCCGCACCTATTGGGTACAGATCGAGCAGGTGCCTGCTCCAAACGCCCTCGCCCAGCTACGGCAGGGGGTCACCATTAAGGGCTACCGCACCCAGCCCTGCCAGGTCGAATTGCTCACGACCGAACCCCTCCTGCCGGAACGAGATCCGCCCATTCGCTTTCGTCAAAGCATCCCCACCGCCTGGCTAGCCATGACCCTACAGGAGGGCAAAAACCGTCAGGTGCGCCGCATGACCGCCGCTGTGGGTCACCCCACCCTGCGGCTGGTGCGCCAGGCGATCGCCCATCTCCACCTGGGCAATCTACAGCCTGGCCAGTGGCGGCATGCTACCCCTGCTGAGCAGCGAGGGCTGCTGCAAATCTAGACTCTGGCGATCGCCAACCTTACGCAACTTGGCTGAGACCGGGTCAAGAAACGATGGGTCAACCAGGTCAGGACAAGGGCATTAAGTTACCATGAGCTTGCAATAGGGGCGACCTGGAGGTGACCCGTGCGATACTTAACGTGCAACGGTGAGGCCGTTTTACTTCGAAGGTGCATTAAGCGGTTGCTGAGAGTCTGCTGATTCACCCAGAGCCGCGCACAACTTAAACGCCTGGCGATAGGGCATGCCCTACTTGCTGGCTGGCTAGCCTAACTTTGGATCATTGCTAGGATGCTAACCTGCCCCTTTTGTGAGTTTGACAATATCAATTCACAGCGGTCCTGCAAACGGTGTGGCCAGCCACTCCAGCTTTGGCGAGTGATCGATATTCCTCGGGCAGGGGCAGGGGC from Nodosilinea sp. FACHB-141 carries:
- a CDS encoding pseudouridine synthase; translation: MGYQYILFYKPYNVLSQFSSGSTPPASDSAPRLTLKDFIPIADVYPVGRLDRDSEGLMLLTDHGRVQHRLSEPRFGHPRTYWVQIEQVPAPNALAQLRQGVTIKGYRTQPCQVELLTTEPLLPERDPPIRFRQSIPTAWLAMTLQEGKNRQVRRMTAAVGHPTLRLVRQAIAHLHLGNLQPGQWRHATPAEQRGLLQI